In Drosophila subpulchrella strain 33 F10 #4 breed RU33 chromosome 3R, RU_Dsub_v1.1 Primary Assembly, whole genome shotgun sequence, the following are encoded in one genomic region:
- the LOC119560131 gene encoding uncharacterized protein LOC119560131 → MENSWSSFASMGSLVVPHTSAGLPGFPGIDHGDEDGSPLPKITRMAEHVQDYSLTREMDNDFKEEAARFQSLQPVTVVIQPPKRSPPEAENNRRMYIPDLNQVITHRDIFNYFCIFGDLERVCVKNGSDNLNYAMVLFSRTASMEQAIKSSPHLIKGNRLSCRKATVRSGNRSNMQTFGIVGNQRIESSKKGPKSLVEQLPKTPEWLPKKDKSNKFDPQKQKKPQKHSIRRSARLQKLVEAKSKKTVAPVKADKNYVYAVTTKDGVSRWSFKLSESSLSLDEVRVFKKGTPRAAQTLRNLREKVMSKSSEHAKQDPELLESETKPNALKILETNPDHVKTPAPIPIDLPLAQPLTRTPWVPLPKLVIPEFSKPDLRSKILSTLGQNYVHHCYTNVEAYRKSKCYIDLPPDELIKRPSVKEYVDQMYAEK, encoded by the exons ATGGAAAACTCATGGAGCTCCTTCGCTTCGATGGGATCTCTTGTGGTGCCCCATACATCAGCGGGCTTACCCGGTTTTCCGGGAATAGATCATGGCGATGAGGACGGCAGTCCTTTGCCAAAAATAACCAGGATGGCTGAACACGTGCAGGATTACTCATTGACCAGGGAAATGGACAATGACTTTAAGGAGGAAGCTG CTCGTTTTCAGTCCCTGCAGCCCGTTACGGTGGTAATTCAGCCACCCAAACGATCGCCTCCCGAGGCGGAAAACAATCGGCGGATGTATATTCCCGATTTGAATCAAGTCATTACTCATCGCGATATCTTCAATTATTTCTGCATTTTTGGGGATTTGGAACGGGTTTGCGTGAAGAACGGCTCGGACAACTTAAACTACGCCATGGTCCTGTTTTCCCGAACTGCCTCCATGGAACAAGCGATCAAGTCTAGTCCCCATCTTATCAAGGGAAACCGATTGAGCTGTCGCAAGGCCACTGTGAGATCAGGAAATAGGTCCAATATGCAGACATTCGGCATTGTAGGTAATCAACGGATTGAATCTTCTAAGAAAGGACCAAAGTCTCTGGTTGAGCAGCTACCTAAAACACCTGAATGGTTGCCAAAGAAAGATAAATCGAACAAATTTGACCCCCAGAAGCAGAAGAAACCCCAAAAACATTCAATTCGCAGATCGGCACGTCTTCAGAAACTTGTGGAAGCAAAATCTAAAAAGACAGTGGCACCCGTGAAAGCAGATAAGAACTACGTGTATGCAGTAACCACCAAAGATGGGGTCTCCCGTTGGAGTTTCAAGTTGTCCGAATCCTCCCTGAGTCTGGACGAGGTGAGGGTCTTTAAAAAAGGTACTCCACGAGCGGCACAGACTCTGCGAAATCTTCGGGAGAAAGTGATGTCCAAGTCTTCGGAACATGCCAAGCAGGATCCGGAGTTATTAGAGAGTGAAACCAAGCCAAATGCGCTTAAAATTTTAGAAACCAATCCTGATCATGTAAAAACTCCTGCTCCCATTCCCATTGACCTTCCTTTGGCTCAACCATTGACTCGTACTCCCTGGGTCCCCCTGCCCAAATTAGTTATTCCAGAATTTTCCAAGCCAGATCTACGCTCAAAGATTCTGTCCACTTTGGGTCAAAACTACGTCCATCACTGCTATACAAATGTAGAGGCTTACCGAAAAAGCAAGTGTTATATAGATCTGCCACCCGATGAGTTGATAAAGCGACCCAGTGTCAAGGAGTATGTGGATCAGATGTAcgcagaaaaataa
- the LOC119561055 gene encoding calnexin isoform X2 → MPRKMGGNRGATLALLFACGFLLISTAKSADLGSESDDFEDGYVEDVQEEPIASEGDEKLAYESPVIDHKKFHFADHFDDVEASRKKWVLSQAKKDDIAEEISKYDGIWNWESPQRIVWANDLGLVLKSKAKHAAISAPLRQPFEFKQDKPLVVQYEVTLQEGQECGGSYLKLLSAGKDTEQLKAFNDKTPYTIMFGPDKCGNDVKMHFIFRHVNPINGTITEKHCNKPKNRLEEPFKDKLPHLYQLVVRPDNSFEIRVDHKIINEGSLLTDFKPPVNPPAEIDDPNDRKPDAWDEREKIPDPTAQKPEDWDEDAPPQLPDTDAVMPNGWLENEPDMIFDPTATKPEDWDSEIDGEWEAPLVDNPVCEKAAGCGKWKAPLIPNPNYKGKWRAPMIENPNYQGKWAPRKIANPDFFEDLKPFQMTPISAVGLELWSMSSDILFDNLIITDDVEVARDFAANSFDIKRRYIDRESKTLWHRLMRRMNYKPGWWALYFLYLLIPASCYVFYLYRRAKEDSAAKKAAAEAKKTDEPQPDDEPEAEEEESDLSGERAAGDSSKESTPLSASPKKKSQKSDLDDNEEETKAAENQEEPAQTEETNTKTRKRQARKE, encoded by the exons ATGCCGAGGAAAATGGGAGGAAACCGGGGCGCAACGCTGGCGTTGCTTTTCGCCTGCGGTTTTCTGCTGATAAGTACGGCTAAATCCGCCGATTTGGGTTCGGAATCGGACGACTTCGAGGATGGATATGTTGAGGATGTTCAG GAGGAGCCCATCGCAAGCGAAGGTGATGAGAAGTTGGCCTACGAGAGCCCGGTGATCGACCACAAGAAGTTCCACTTCGCGGACCACTTTGATGACGTGGAGGCATCCAGGAAGAAGTGGGTGCTGTCGCAGGCCAAGAAGGACGACATCGCCGAGGAGATCTCCAAGTACGATGGAATCTGGAACTGGGAGTCCCCCCAGCGCATCGTTTGGGCAAACGATCTGGGTCTGGTGCTCAAGTCGAAGGCCAAGCATGCGGCTATATCCGCCCCCCTGCGCCAGCCCTTCGAGTTCAAGCAAGACAAACCGCTGGTGGTGCAGTACGAGGTCACGTTGCAG GAGGGTCAGGAGTGCGGCGGCTCGTATCTGAAGCTTCTATCCGCCGGAAAAGACACGGAACAACTCAAAGCC TTCAATGACAAGACACCCTATACCATCATGTTCGGACCGGACAAGTGCGGCAATGATGTGAAAATGCACTTCATATTCCGGCACGTCAATCCAATTAATGGCACAATCACCGAGAAGCACTGCAACAAGCCAAA GAACCGTTTGGAAGAGCCCTTCAAGGACAAGCTACCCCATCTGTATCAGCTGGTGGTGCGTCCCGACAACAGCTTCGAGATTCGCGTGGACCACAAGATTATCAACGAGGGTTCTCTGTTGACCGACTTCAAGCCCCCAGTTAACCCGCCAGCGGAGATCGATGACCCCAATGACCGCAAACCAGATGCGTGGGATGAGCGCGAAAAGATCCCAGATCCCACGGCCCAGAAGCCCGAGGATTGGGATGAGGATGCTCCACCACAACTGCCCGATACCGATGCCGTCATGCCCAACGGCTGGCTGGAGAATGAGCCCGACATGATTTTCGATCCAACGGCCACCAAACCCGAGGATTGGGATTCCGAAATCGATGGCGAGTGGGAGGCACCGTTGGTGGACAATCCCGTCTGCGAGAAGGCCGCCGGATGCGGCAAATGGAAGGCTCCGCTCATACCCAATCCCAACTACAAGGGCAAGTGGCGTGCACCGATGATCGAGAACCCCAACTACCAGGGCAAGTGGGCCCCCAGGAAGATTGCCAATCCCGACTTCTTTGAGGATCTCAAGCCATTCCAAATGACGCCAATT AGCGCTGTGGGTCTGGAGCTGTGGTCCATGTCCAGCGACATTCTCTTCGACAATCTGATCATCACAGACGATGTGGAGGTGGCTCGTGACTTTGCCGCCAACAGCTTCGACATCAAACGTCGCTACATCGATCGGGAATCG AAAACCTTGTGGCACCGCCTGATGCGCCGCATGAACTACAAGCCCGGATGGTGGGCTCTGTACTTCCTGTACCTGCTCATTCCGGCTAGTTGCTATGTCTTCTATCTCTACCGACGCGCCAAAGAG GACTCTGCTGCCAAAAAGGCTGCTGCCGAAGCCAAAAAGACCGACGAACCACAGCCCGATGATGAGCCCGAGGCAGAGGAGGAGGAGAGCGATCTGTCCGGCGAGCGGGCCGCTGGAGATTCCAGCAAGGAGAGCACACCGCTGTCCGCCAGTCCCAAAAAGAAGAGCCAAAAGTCTGATTTAGATGATAACGAGGAGGAGACCAAGGCGGCGGAGAACCAAGAAGAGCCCGCACAGACTGAG GAAACTAACACAAAAACACGAAAGCGTCAGGCTCGCAAGGAGTAA
- the LOC119561055 gene encoding calnexin isoform X1, with protein sequence MPRKMGGNRGATLALLFACGFLLISTAKSADLGSESDDFEDGYVEDVQEEPIASEGDEKLAYESPVIDHKKFHFADHFDDVEASRKKWVLSQAKKDDIAEEISKYDGIWNWESPQRIVWANDLGLVLKSKAKHAAISAPLRQPFEFKQDKPLVVQYEVTLQEGQECGGSYLKLLSAGKDTEQLKAFNDKTPYTIMFGPDKCGNDVKMHFIFRHVNPINGTITEKHCNKPKNRLEEPFKDKLPHLYQLVVRPDNSFEIRVDHKIINEGSLLTDFKPPVNPPAEIDDPNDRKPDAWDEREKIPDPTAQKPEDWDEDAPPQLPDTDAVMPNGWLENEPDMIFDPTATKPEDWDSEIDGEWEAPLVDNPVCEKAAGCGKWKAPLIPNPNYKGKWRAPMIENPNYQGKWAPRKIANPDFFEDLKPFQMTPISAVGLELWSMSSDILFDNLIITDDVEVARDFAANSFDIKRRYIDRESDSFVNKVVELLKAYPPIWGVGLVAIVALVAITIYCRFGTAKSQDSAAKKAAAEAKKTDEPQPDDEPEAEEEESDLSGERAAGDSSKESTPLSASPKKKSQKSDLDDNEEETKAAENQEEPAQTEETNTKTRKRQARKE encoded by the exons ATGCCGAGGAAAATGGGAGGAAACCGGGGCGCAACGCTGGCGTTGCTTTTCGCCTGCGGTTTTCTGCTGATAAGTACGGCTAAATCCGCCGATTTGGGTTCGGAATCGGACGACTTCGAGGATGGATATGTTGAGGATGTTCAG GAGGAGCCCATCGCAAGCGAAGGTGATGAGAAGTTGGCCTACGAGAGCCCGGTGATCGACCACAAGAAGTTCCACTTCGCGGACCACTTTGATGACGTGGAGGCATCCAGGAAGAAGTGGGTGCTGTCGCAGGCCAAGAAGGACGACATCGCCGAGGAGATCTCCAAGTACGATGGAATCTGGAACTGGGAGTCCCCCCAGCGCATCGTTTGGGCAAACGATCTGGGTCTGGTGCTCAAGTCGAAGGCCAAGCATGCGGCTATATCCGCCCCCCTGCGCCAGCCCTTCGAGTTCAAGCAAGACAAACCGCTGGTGGTGCAGTACGAGGTCACGTTGCAG GAGGGTCAGGAGTGCGGCGGCTCGTATCTGAAGCTTCTATCCGCCGGAAAAGACACGGAACAACTCAAAGCC TTCAATGACAAGACACCCTATACCATCATGTTCGGACCGGACAAGTGCGGCAATGATGTGAAAATGCACTTCATATTCCGGCACGTCAATCCAATTAATGGCACAATCACCGAGAAGCACTGCAACAAGCCAAA GAACCGTTTGGAAGAGCCCTTCAAGGACAAGCTACCCCATCTGTATCAGCTGGTGGTGCGTCCCGACAACAGCTTCGAGATTCGCGTGGACCACAAGATTATCAACGAGGGTTCTCTGTTGACCGACTTCAAGCCCCCAGTTAACCCGCCAGCGGAGATCGATGACCCCAATGACCGCAAACCAGATGCGTGGGATGAGCGCGAAAAGATCCCAGATCCCACGGCCCAGAAGCCCGAGGATTGGGATGAGGATGCTCCACCACAACTGCCCGATACCGATGCCGTCATGCCCAACGGCTGGCTGGAGAATGAGCCCGACATGATTTTCGATCCAACGGCCACCAAACCCGAGGATTGGGATTCCGAAATCGATGGCGAGTGGGAGGCACCGTTGGTGGACAATCCCGTCTGCGAGAAGGCCGCCGGATGCGGCAAATGGAAGGCTCCGCTCATACCCAATCCCAACTACAAGGGCAAGTGGCGTGCACCGATGATCGAGAACCCCAACTACCAGGGCAAGTGGGCCCCCAGGAAGATTGCCAATCCCGACTTCTTTGAGGATCTCAAGCCATTCCAAATGACGCCAATT AGCGCTGTGGGTCTGGAGCTGTGGTCCATGTCCAGCGACATTCTCTTCGACAATCTGATCATCACAGACGATGTGGAGGTGGCTCGTGACTTTGCCGCCAACAGCTTCGACATCAAACGTCGCTACATCGATCGGGAATCG GACTCATTCGTGAATAAGGTAGTCGAGCTACTCAAGGCCTATCCCCCGATCTGGGGAGTTGGCCTGGTGGCCATTGTGGCGCTGGTTGCCATTACCATCTACTGTAGATTTGGTACCGCTAAGAGTCAG GACTCTGCTGCCAAAAAGGCTGCTGCCGAAGCCAAAAAGACCGACGAACCACAGCCCGATGATGAGCCCGAGGCAGAGGAGGAGGAGAGCGATCTGTCCGGCGAGCGGGCCGCTGGAGATTCCAGCAAGGAGAGCACACCGCTGTCCGCCAGTCCCAAAAAGAAGAGCCAAAAGTCTGATTTAGATGATAACGAGGAGGAGACCAAGGCGGCGGAGAACCAAGAAGAGCCCGCACAGACTGAG GAAACTAACACAAAAACACGAAAGCGTCAGGCTCGCAAGGAGTAA